One region of Paenibacillus polymyxa M1 genomic DNA includes:
- a CDS encoding transglycosylase domain-containing protein, translated as MVEEKNNVSEPKPSRLRRTMRRLGRVIKWVVIIGFMGALFAGGTAAGYIASIVKNEPVRSRSTILQEVDKNAITGFAYFNDGSPIGQLRTEEDRRPVTFKEIPQLVIDAVIAIEDNHFYEHKGVDLSGTLRAVKQKALHESVQTGGSTLTQQLARRVFLNLDRTDDRKVKEILLSLRLERFLSKQQIITAYLNKVPFGNGSSGYNVFGIKAAAKGIFNENDLGKLNVAQAAYLAGLPQLPSSYSAYNGKGEFNEAGFKRAINRQHLVLSRMLEENKINKAQYDEAMAFDIKKSLAPRTVKAYNTYPYLMMETERQAAQALMSVTNPSQKANASADTKTKDDNDLLKEAEQQLRTGGYMVYTTIDKSVYKSMRQIAENKDNFSATSKTKGDEQAAAILIQHKTGAILGMMEGRDFQKEQMNYATQMVRQPGSAMKPIAAYLPALDSGLVQPGTIVDDAPIILKDGSNGYHIPKNSNNRYQGLVTARYALNQSLNTIALKLFNEKVGINKAWAFAKKLGITTLEPSDNNAQTGVLGGLAHGVTVEELTNAYGAIPNGGVFNDAYMIEKIVDSQGNIVYKHQPNPVQAFTPQTAYLMTDMLRTAVSEGTGKLVRRNFNQSGKIPIAGKTGTTQSYTDVWFEGFTPDVTLGVWVGYKQPVNKLETKAQKERARRLWALIMNEVTAKDSQLFQTDSFKRPDGIVSRTASAYGSDIYNSKYLPKNSENGVTRAKYITYQGVNYIPRDGTPDDMLYERTVRKREKPISELIKELQQAFTVMRRHNSLSYYLPQDADKEAPTQIDPRRDDGAAPNAPSSVSVSYSDGKAIISFSPSGNSDVVGYRLYRSTDGGSFERLGKVVMADGSKVFSDSPGGSSASYYVTAVDVGGHESGPSSKADTAPVVPPADSESPEAPGEGDETGAQPTEVPTAPEQPQAKAAGTSVVLQWSAGKPADAITGYNVYYSESGAEPFKNIGSTANTNFEYKPGRKPKGWFRVTSMNTMGESAPSGAVRP; from the coding sequence ATGGTTGAAGAAAAAAACAATGTATCAGAGCCAAAGCCTTCCCGCTTACGGAGAACCATGCGAAGGCTCGGCCGTGTCATAAAGTGGGTCGTCATCATCGGTTTTATGGGAGCACTATTCGCAGGAGGAACCGCCGCCGGCTATATTGCTTCTATTGTAAAAAACGAGCCCGTGCGTTCCAGATCTACGATTCTACAGGAAGTAGATAAAAATGCAATTACAGGCTTCGCTTATTTCAATGATGGCTCTCCCATCGGGCAGCTTCGGACCGAGGAAGATCGAAGACCTGTTACATTTAAGGAGATTCCTCAGCTCGTCATTGACGCAGTCATTGCTATTGAAGATAACCATTTTTACGAGCATAAAGGTGTCGATTTGTCGGGAACGCTGCGTGCTGTGAAGCAAAAGGCACTACATGAATCCGTACAAACTGGAGGGAGTACTCTTACCCAGCAGCTTGCACGTCGTGTCTTTTTAAATCTTGATCGTACGGATGACCGCAAGGTCAAAGAAATTTTACTATCTCTGCGCCTGGAGCGCTTCCTGAGTAAGCAGCAAATAATTACAGCCTATCTCAATAAGGTACCTTTCGGTAACGGATCAAGCGGTTACAACGTCTTTGGTATTAAAGCAGCGGCCAAAGGTATTTTTAATGAGAATGATTTGGGCAAGCTTAATGTAGCCCAAGCTGCCTATCTGGCAGGTTTGCCACAACTCCCTTCTTCTTATTCTGCTTACAACGGTAAAGGCGAATTTAATGAAGCTGGTTTTAAAAGAGCGATCAACCGCCAGCACCTGGTGCTCAGCCGAATGCTGGAGGAGAACAAAATCAATAAAGCACAATATGATGAAGCGATGGCTTTTGATATCAAAAAATCTCTCGCACCACGCACTGTTAAGGCTTATAACACCTATCCATATCTTATGATGGAAACAGAGCGGCAAGCTGCGCAGGCACTCATGTCTGTCACCAATCCGAGTCAAAAGGCTAATGCCAGTGCGGATACCAAAACCAAGGATGATAACGACTTGCTCAAAGAAGCCGAACAGCAGCTTCGCACAGGCGGCTATATGGTATATACCACCATTGATAAGAGCGTGTACAAATCTATGCGTCAAATTGCAGAAAATAAGGACAACTTCTCTGCTACTAGTAAAACCAAAGGTGACGAGCAAGCGGCAGCCATTCTGATTCAGCATAAAACCGGCGCCATTCTCGGTATGATGGAAGGTCGGGACTTCCAAAAAGAGCAAATGAACTACGCTACCCAGATGGTACGCCAGCCGGGTTCAGCCATGAAACCGATTGCTGCTTATCTGCCTGCTTTGGACAGCGGTCTCGTACAGCCTGGCACGATTGTGGATGATGCCCCTATTATTTTGAAGGATGGCAGTAATGGATATCACATCCCGAAAAATTCCAACAACCGCTACCAAGGATTAGTCACAGCGCGTTATGCACTGAATCAATCGCTAAATACGATAGCACTCAAGCTGTTTAACGAAAAGGTAGGGATCAATAAGGCGTGGGCTTTTGCTAAAAAACTGGGTATTACCACCTTGGAACCAAGCGATAACAACGCCCAAACCGGTGTACTCGGTGGCTTGGCCCACGGGGTAACCGTTGAGGAGCTCACCAATGCATATGGAGCCATCCCAAATGGCGGTGTGTTTAATGATGCCTACATGATCGAAAAGATCGTGGATTCGCAAGGCAATATTGTATACAAGCATCAGCCTAATCCCGTGCAAGCCTTCACACCACAAACTGCCTACCTGATGACGGATATGTTACGTACAGCCGTATCGGAAGGCACAGGCAAACTGGTGAGACGTAACTTTAATCAATCCGGCAAGATTCCGATTGCCGGTAAGACAGGCACTACGCAATCCTACACCGATGTGTGGTTCGAGGGCTTTACACCTGACGTCACGCTGGGAGTGTGGGTTGGATACAAGCAACCTGTCAATAAGCTTGAAACGAAAGCACAAAAAGAGCGGGCTCGTCGTCTATGGGCTCTAATCATGAATGAAGTAACGGCTAAAGATTCTCAGTTATTCCAAACGGATAGTTTCAAGAGACCTGACGGTATTGTAAGCCGGACAGCATCCGCTTATGGTTCAGACATTTATAACAGTAAATATTTACCCAAAAACAGTGAAAATGGCGTTACCCGTGCGAAATATATTACCTATCAGGGTGTAAATTACATTCCACGTGATGGTACGCCAGATGATATGTTGTATGAACGGACCGTTAGAAAACGGGAAAAGCCAATCTCAGAATTGATTAAAGAGCTTCAGCAAGCCTTTACAGTGATGAGACGGCATAATTCGTTGTCCTACTATCTGCCTCAAGATGCAGATAAAGAAGCTCCTACTCAGATTGATCCACGCAGGGACGATGGGGCAGCTCCTAACGCTCCATCTAGCGTCAGCGTAAGCTATAGCGACGGCAAGGCCATAATTAGCTTTAGCCCAAGCGGAAACAGTGATGTTGTAGGTTACCGTCTATATCGTTCTACAGATGGAGGCAGCTTCGAGCGGCTTGGCAAGGTTGTCATGGCTGATGGCTCCAAGGTATTCTCCGACAGCCCTGGTGGAAGCAGCGCAAGTTACTATGTGACCGCCGTTGATGTGGGAGGACATGAGTCTGGACCAAGCAGCAAAGCAGACACAGCACCTGTAGTACCACCTGCGGATTCTGAGTCACCAGAAGCTCCGGGCGAGGGAGATGAAACAGGTGCGCAGCCTACAGAAGTTCCTACTGCTCCTGAACAGCCCCAAGCTAAAGCGGCAGGCACGTCCGTAGTGCTCCAATGGAGTGCAGGAAAGCCTGCGGACGCTATAACAGGCTATAACGTATATTACAGTGAAAGCGGTGCGGAGCCTTTTAAAAACATAGGCTCTACCGCAAACACCAACTTTGAGTATAAACCAGGCCGCAAGCCCAAAGGCTGGTTCCGTGTTACTTCCATGAATACCATGGGGGAATCGGCTCCTTCTGGAGCCGTTCGTCCATAG